The genomic window GTGCGTTTGAATAAACTGCACCCGTTTTACTATACCAATCTTTACGAATCTGTGTTCCATAATAATATATTATTCCATATTATTATTGAAAATTCAATGTCATTTTTCAAAAATATAGAAAACAACGCAAAGAATTAGATTATCATAGAAAATTTTGTGCAGTTACTGCCCGAATTTCCGATGGCAGTACACTTTTTTAATTTTCTTTGTTCTTGACAACTCCGCCGAATCCAACTACAATATATACAAAGACTTATGCGATGATTTTCCATTTGAAGTTTTATGTCCTTATTGTGAGGTAGGAATGCAGCCATCTTTGCTGGCGAGGTTTAAAACTTCGCCTGTGGTATGTAGTTTGAAATTCCTTATTAGAAATTGCGTCAGTCCTAATCCTTTTGGAGGTAGAAATGTTAGATAATATTGGAAATGTAGCCGGTGCTATATGGCAGTATCTCGAAATTAACAACGAAGTCAGCGTTACAAAATTAACACGCGACATCGGTGAAAACCAACGTACAGTCCTGATGGGTGTCGGTTGGCTCGCCCGCGAAGGGAAATTAAATTTTGAGCAACGAAAACAGGGCATCTATATCACACTAAAAACACAACAATTGGACGCAGAAGTCGCATAGATTTCGGAAGGAGAACGAATTAGATGAAGCCACTTCGTCAGTTAACAGTGGTGCCGACATTACCCCCGAACCTTGAACCTCTGCGTGAACTTGCCTTAAATCTCTGGTGGACCTGGGATCGTGAAGCTCTCGGATTATTCCGTCATCTTGACACCGAATTGTGGGAAAAAACGTACCACAATCCGGTCGCAATGCTCGGACGAATCTCCCAAGAACACTTGGACACCGCCGCAAAAGACAGCGTTTTTCTCGCACGCCTTGAAGTCATTCACAAAAAGTTTAAAGAATACCATAAGACTCCTTCATGGTTTGAGACGGATCACAAAGATGATACGCTCAACGACCTAAAGATTGCCTATTTCTCAATGGAATATGGGTTGACCGAATGTATGCCACTCTACTCCGGCGGCTTGGGTGTCTTAGCGGGGGATCATTTGAAATCCACGAGTTATCTCGGGCTGCCCTTTGTCGCAGTCGGACTGCTCTATCAGCACGGCTATTTCCGTCAGACGCTCACGGCGGATGGCTGGCAGATGGCGGATTACCCAACAAATGACTTCTACAATATGCCCATCCAACCCGCGAAATCAGCTGATGGGACACCGCTCTTCGTAGAGGTCGCGTATCCAGAAGGTAAAGCATTCGCCAAAGTCTGGTATGCCCAAGTCGGACGTGTTCCCTTATACCTGCTCGATACGAACATCCCTGAAAATCAGAATGAGGAGTTACGGAATATAACAGATTACCTCTACGGCGGTGACGAACGCCTCCGCATCAAACAGGAAATCCTGCTGGGTATCGGTGGATACCGTGCCTTGACTGCGCTTGGTATCCAACCGACTGTCTGTCACATGAATGAAGGGCACGCTGCGTTTCTTGCGATTGAGCGTATCCGACAATTAATGCTGGAAACAGGTATCCGCTTTGAAGAAGCCCGCGAAGCCACAAGAGCCGGAAATATCTTTACGACGCATACACCGGTTCCCGCAGGTATTGACTGGTTCCCACCCGATTTGGTTAATCATTACTTCAGTGGTTACTATAGAGAACTCGGCATCTCAGCGGACACCTTTCTCGGTCTTGGTAGAACGAACCCTACTAACACCCACAGTGAATTTAGCCCCGCACTCTTAGCGTTAAGACTTGCAGCAATGTGCAACGGCGTGAGCCAGTTGCATGGACACGTCTCCCGCGAAATGTGGAAGGACCTTTGGCAAGGTACACCTGTCCATGAGGTGCCGATTCGCGCAATTACAAATGGAATTCACACTCGTTCTTGGGTTTCCGGTGATATGCAGAGTCTCTTTGACAGATACCTCGGTCCGCGTTGGATTGTTGAGCTTACGAATCAAGCCGTCTGGACACAGATTTCACAGATTCCAGATCCTGAGTTGTGGCGAACACACGAACGCCGCCGCGAACGTCTTATCGCATTCGCACGCC from Candidatus Poribacteria bacterium includes these protein-coding regions:
- the glgP gene encoding alpha-glucan family phosphorylase; this encodes MKPLRQLTVVPTLPPNLEPLRELALNLWWTWDREALGLFRHLDTELWEKTYHNPVAMLGRISQEHLDTAAKDSVFLARLEVIHKKFKEYHKTPSWFETDHKDDTLNDLKIAYFSMEYGLTECMPLYSGGLGVLAGDHLKSTSYLGLPFVAVGLLYQHGYFRQTLTADGWQMADYPTNDFYNMPIQPAKSADGTPLFVEVAYPEGKAFAKVWYAQVGRVPLYLLDTNIPENQNEELRNITDYLYGGDERLRIKQEILLGIGGYRALTALGIQPTVCHMNEGHAAFLAIERIRQLMLETGIRFEEAREATRAGNIFTTHTPVPAGIDWFPPDLVNHYFSGYYRELGISADTFLGLGRTNPTNTHSEFSPALLALRLAAMCNGVSQLHGHVSREMWKDLWQGTPVHEVPIRAITNGIHTRSWVSGDMQSLFDRYLGPRWIVELTNQAVWTQISQIPDPELWRTHERRRERLIAFARQRQEQKHAVGGPVSRLAKESESVATKILNSAALTIGFARRFATYKRATLLFQDVDRLDKILNHPERPVQLIFAGKAHPHDYEGKLLIQRISRIAAEPRFYHKIVFIENYDICVGRYLVEGVDVWLNNPLRPNEASGTSGMKAAANGALNLSIADGWWAEANHLGGGWTIDAGPTSEDGKSTDKAHANAIYELLEKEIAPLFYQRNSVDDVPYEWVARMKTAMQNLAPIFNTKRMVAEYAEQLYFPAHRRWQSLNEAGGKRSVALARWKTHIRDHWRDLRIEEKQPDTAAAVVQNPELGVGESTTLQAVVHTDVLFPHELAVQIYHGVLDEAGEIRNGSVSPMAYQSDLGGGTYLFEGTFTVKQTGLHGYTVRALPHHEDLQSPHELGLITWA
- a CDS encoding winged helix-turn-helix domain-containing protein; its protein translation is MLDNIGNVAGAIWQYLEINNEVSVTKLTRDIGENQRTVLMGVGWLAREGKLNFEQRKQGIYITLKTQQLDAEVA